TGGTGTAGGGGCCAGGTGCGATCAGCCCCGCGGCGATGCCGGCGGGGCCGCGCTCGGCGATGGTGGCGTGGAGCGGGGCGATGTAGCGAGGGCTGATCTGCACGCCCTTGTCGTCGGCGCCGACGGCCTCCGCGTAGCCCGCGGCGTCGTGCTTCACCTCGGGCAGCCGCTCGCCCGGCAGGAGGACGGAGAGCGCGCTCAGCCGCCAGTCGGTCCCCTTGGCGAAGGTGAGGACGGCGGTGCGGTCGTCGCGGGGGACCACGACGGAGAACCACAGCGGCTCGTCGGGACGCAGGCGGGGCACCAGGAAGGTGGGTGTGCCCCAGGTGTGGCGGGGAGGACGATCGTCGGTCGACGCGAAGTCCGCCGCGGTGAGGTCGACCCGGCCGTCGCGGGCGAGCTCCTTGCCCAGCCGCCGGTCACCCGCCGCGCGGAGCACGTCGTCGGTGAGGGTGTACTCGGAGAAGGCGTTGGCCGCCTCGCTCAGCGAGACCCCGGGGGCGACGGACGGAACCGTCGGGGTGACGGTCGCGGAGGTGGTCGCCGCGACCGGAGAGGGGGTCGGTTCGCCAGATCCAGAACAGGCCGTCGCCGCGGCCAGCAGACCGGCGGCGAGAGCCAACGACCGCAGCCCCCCGTATGCACGCACGTCGCCATGTTATGGGGTGCGCGCAGGTCGCGTACCCTTGGTAGACGTGGCAGACATCGATCCGGCAGAAGAGATCAGCGCGCTCGCGGGCACCCTGCGGAGCATTCAGGACGTTCTCGACCTCGACTCCATGCGCAAGCAGATCGAGGAGCTGGAGCAGCAGGTCGCCGCACCTGATCTGTGGGACGACCCCGACCAGGCGCAGAAGGTCACCAGCAAACTCTCCCACCTGCAGGGCGAGCTCAACCGCGTCGAGGCGCTGGGGCGCAGGCTCGACGACCTGACGGTCCTGTTCGAGCTGGCCGCCGAGGAGGACGACGCCGACACGAGGGTGGAGGCCGACAAGGAGCTGGCGGCGCTGCGCTCCGACATCGGCGCGATGGAGGTCCGCACCCTGCTGTCGGGCGAGTACGACGCCCGCGAGGCGCTCGTCACCATCAACTCCCAGGCCGGTGGCGTCGACGCGGCCGACTGGGCCGAGATGCTGCTGCGCATGTACCTGCGCTGGGCCGAGCGCAAGGGCTACTCCACCGAGGTCTACGACACCTCCTACGCCGAAGAGGCCGGCATCAAGTCCGCCACCTTCGCCGTGAAGGCGCCCTACGCCTACGGCACGCTGCGCGGCGAGCACGGCACCCACCGCCTGGTCCGCATCAGCCCCTTCGACAACCAGGGCCGCCGCCAGACCTCGTTCGCGGGCGTCGACATCGTGCCGGTCGTCGAGCAGACCGACCACATCGACATCAACGAGGACGACCTGCGCGTCGACGTCTACCGCTCCAGCGGCCCCGGCGGCCAGGGCGTCAACACCACCGACTCGGCGGTGCGCATCACCCACATCCCGACCGGCATCGTGGTCTCCTGCCAGAACGAGCGCTCCCAGCTGCAGAACCGCGCCTCGGCGATGAACGTCCTGCAGGCCAAGCTGCTCGAGCGCAAGCGGCAGGAGGAGGCGGAGAAGATGTCGGAGCTGCGCGGCGCCTCGACCACGTCGTGGGGCACGCAGATCCGCAACTACGTGCTGCACCCCTACCAGATCGTGAAGGACCTGCGCACGGCACACGAGGCCGGCAACCCGACCGCGGTCCTCGACGGCGACCTCGACGGCTTCATCGAGAGCGAGATCCGCTGGATGCGCCGCCAGGAGTCGGCGGAATAACGCACCACGGCACGACGGCACACGGGGGCGCGCCTCGAGGGGCGCACTCCTGACGGGTGAGACGCGGGCTGGGGCTCTCCGGGCGTGGCCGCGCTTCGGCTGCGCCCTGGCGGGCTCCTCGAGAGAGTGCGCTTCTGGCGTGGGATGCGGGCCCAGGAACTTCGGGTGTGGAGGCGCGGGCTGAGGGTCTTCGGCGGCGCCCAACGGCGGGTGACCGGTGAACGGTGACGGGCAGACCACCCAGGGGCAGAACGGACGACGTGGCGGCGCTCAGCCGAAGTCCTGCTGGAGGACGCGTGAGAGACGGACGGCAACCGATGACCAGCGGTGGCCGAGACCTGGCCTGCCGTACAAAAAGATGATCAAAGCAGGTGCTGGATCGCCAGGGAGAGGAAGAGGAGGGCGATCAGGGCGGCGAGGATCAGCATCGGAGAGATCCCGTGCACGTGCATACGCTCACGGTTGGCGCGGCACAGCGCGCAGCGACCCTCGATGACCGGGTGGGCGCACTGGGCGCAGACGAGGTGTTCGCAACTCATGTCACCCTCCACTGTAGACGGTTCTCAGGCAACAGAATCGTTTTGTTTCCGTTATGGACGTTCCATGCCAGTCTTCCCCCTAGACTGTCCTGCAGCCAAGCGGAACGTCGATCATCAGTAAAGATGGGCGTCCCCGCTGGCGGGCGGTGGGAAGTGGGCATGTGCCACCCTCGCTTCCGTCCCGACCCCTAGACTGGCACGTCGTGATGCGCTCGTGATCCATTTCGATAATGTCACCAAGGTCTACGCGAACCAGAACAGGCCCGCTCTCGACCACGTGTCTGTAGACGTGGACAAGGGCGAGTTCGTGTTCCTCGTCGGTCCCTCGGGATCCGGGAAGTCCACCTTCCTGCGGCTGATCCTCAAGGAGGAGAGGCCCAACTCCGGTGCGATCCATGTCGCCGGCAAGGATCTCGGGAAGCTGTCCAACTTCAAGGTGCCGCACCTGCGCCGCCGCATCGGCTGCGTGTTCCAGGACTTCAGGCTGCTCCCCAACAAGAACGTCTACGAGAACGTGGCGTTCGCTCTCGAGGTCATCGGCAAGCCCAGGCGGTTCATCCGCAAGGTCGTGCCCGAGGTCATCGAGCTGGTCGGTCTTGAGGGCAAGGCACACCGCATGCCCGACGAGCTGTCAGGTGGCGAGCAGCAGCGGGTCGCGATGGCCCGCGCGTTCGTGAACAGGCCGATGATCCTGCTGGCCGACGAGCCGACAGGAAACATCGACCCCGCCACGAGCATCGGCATCATGAAGGTGCTCGACAGGATCAACAGGACCGGCACCACTGTCGTCATGGCCACGCACGACGCCGCCATCGTCGACTCCATGCGCAAGCGGGTCGTGGAGCTGGAGGACGGAAAGATCGTCCGCGACCAGTCGCGTGGCGTCTACGGCCAGGCGTACTAACAGGAGTTATAGGCAGAACATGCGGGCGAACTTCATCCTCTCCGAGGTCTGGATCGGCCTCCGTCGCAACCTGACCATGACGATCGCGGTAATCGTCACCGTGGCTGTCGCCATGGCCCTGCTGGGCGTCGGGTTGATGATCAACGCCCAGGTCGGCCTGATGAAGGACTTCTGGTCCGACAAGGTCGAGGTCTCGGTCTACCTGTGCAAGAAGGACTCTCCCTTCGAAAAGTGCAAGGCCTCCCCCAAGGGGGTCAGCGACGCCGAGCGCGCTCAGCTCCAGCAGCAGCTGGAGGGTCTGCCCCAGGTCGAGAAGGTCTTCCACGAGAACCAGGCGATGGCCTTCGACAACTTCAAGAAGGCGCAGTCGGCCAACTCGATCCTGGCGCAGGTCGTCGACGTCAAGGACATGCCGGAGTCGTTCCGCGTCAAGCTGAAGAACCCCGACGAGTACCAGGACGTCATCACCGCCGCCAACGGCATGAAGGGCGTCTCCACGGTCATCGACCAACGGGCCCAGCTGGAGAACTTCTTCGGGATGCTGGAGAAGCTCCGCTACGCGGCGCTGGCCGTGGCGCTGATCCTGGTCCTGGCGGCGATCCTGCTGATCGGCAACACCGTCAGGCTCTCGGCGTTCAACCGGCGCAGGGAGACGGGCATCATGCGGCTGGTCGGCGCCTCCAACCTCTACATCCAACTGCCGTTCGTGATGGAGGGCATGATCGCCGGTCTGATCGGCGGTGTGGTCTCCGCGGTCATGCTGATCGTCGCGAAGGTCTTCCTGTTCGAGGGGACCACCTCGGCGTTCGCCGCCAACAGCCAGCTCGGATGGAACGACGTGGCCTGGGTCATCACGCTCACCATGGTGATCGGCGTGGTGATCTGTGTGCTCGCGTCGTTCGTGACGCTCCGCCGTTACCTGCGGGTCTGACGAACCCGGGTAAGGTCGAAGCATGCCACGTGAGACCGGGCGCAAGCTCATCGCCCAGAACAAGCGTGCCCGCCACGACTACAACGTCGACGAAACCTTCGAGGCGGGTCTGGTGCTGCAGGGCACCGAGGTGAAGTCGTTGCGGGCGGGCAAGGCGTCGCTGGTCGACGGCTACGCCTCCATCGACGACGGCGAGGCGTGGCTGCTCAACGTCTTCATCCCCGAATACTCCCAGGGGACGTGGACGAACCACGCCGCCCGCCGCAAGCGCAAGCTCCTGCTCAACCGCAAGGAGATCGACAAGCTCGCCGCCAAGGTCAAGGAGGGCGGGCTGACGATCGTGCCGCTGTCGCTCTACTTCAAGGACGGCAGGGCCAAGATCGAGATCGGTCTCGCGCGCGGTAAGAAGGACTGGGACAAGCGGCAGACGCTGAAGGAGCAGCAGGACAAGCGGGAGATGGCGCGGGCGATCCGCCATCGCGCCCGATGAGGGCTCGCGCTCGCAGGGTCCTGGCCGTTGCCGCCACGATGGCGGTCGCGGGCACGACGCTGACCGGCTGTTTCGAGGAGCCGTCCGCGCACGAGGCGGTGCGCGACTTCCTCGTCGGCTGGCAGTCAGGCGACTACGACCTGGCTGCCGGCCGTACCGACGGTGATCCCGCCGTGGTACGCAAGGCGCTGCACGACGCCCGCGTCCACCTCGACGCGGCCTCCTTCCGCTTCCACATCAGGAGCCTGACGGAGAACGGCGGCGAGTCGATCGCCGACTTCGATGCCGAGGTCGACCTGGGCGAGAACAACTCGCTCTGGGAGTACACCAGCAGGCTGCCGCTCCACCTGGTCGACGGGGTGTGGAAAGTGCGGTGGTCGCCGAGCGTCATCCATCCGCAGCTGAAGGAGGGTCAGCGCTTCGCGGTCGATCCCAAGCCCGAGGTGCGCCGGCCGGTGCTCGACCGCACGGGTGAGCCGCTGCAGGCCGACACCACCCTCTACGTGGCCGGCGTGACCCCTGCCACCCTCGGCGACAACGCCGAGAAGGTGGGCGAGCAACTCGCCGCGCTCACCGGGTTCGCCCAGGACCGGCTGCTGAGCCGCATCAGGTCGGCGCCGCCCCGCACGTTCGTGCCGCTCGTCACCTTCGGCTGGCGCAAGTACGCCTCGCTCAAGTCCAAGCTCGACGACATCCCCGGCGTGACCATCGACGAGCAGAAGCAGCCCGTCGCGCCGGCGCCGCCCGAGCAGATCGTGGGCAGGGTGAGCGCCCTGACCGCCGAGAGCGAGCAGGAGCTCGGCGGCCCGCAGCGGGCGGGCGACTCCGTCGGCCTGTCCGGCCTGCAGAAGGCCTACCAGGACCACCTGACCGGATCCACCCAGACCTCGGTGATCACGCTCGACCTCAAGACGGGCGAGCAGGTCGCCGAGCTGAAGAAGTGGCCTGGCCGGCCCAACGCGCCGGTCGAGACCACGATCGACAGCTCGATCCAGGCCGCGTCGGAGACCGCGCTGGCCGGCACCCGCTCCGCCGTGATGGTCGCGGTCAAGGCGTCGACGGGTGAGGTGCTGGCGGTGAGCGCTTCGGACAACGTCAAGGAGGACAAGGCGCTGGCGGGCAAGTATCCAGCGGGCAACGCCTTCTCGATCATCGCGGCCGAGGCGCTACTGAGAAAAGGCGTCAAGCCGAGCCAGCGGCTGGCCTGCCCGGCGGAGCGTACGGTCGGCGGGGCCAGGTTCGAGCAGACGGGCCTGACCGCCGGCGGCACCCAGAGCTTCCAGAGCAGCTTCGCCCGCAGCTGCGTGACGGCGCTGGCCGCGCTGGCGCGCAGGGTCAGCGGCGACGACCTGGACAAGAGCGCGGCCGACCTCGGCATCGGCAAGCCGTGGAAGCTGCCGCTGAACTCCTTCAGCGGCAAGGTGGGCGACCTCGACAGCGACGCCGACAAGGCCAAGGCCATCGCCGGGCAGAACGTCGAGGTGAGCCCGCTGGCGATGGCGCTGGTGGCGGGGGCCGTCGCCTCCGGCACCTGGCATCCGCCACTGCTGGTCACCAAGCCGCCGACGCCCGATCCCGCCGCTGAGGTGCTGCCCACCACGCCGCCCGCTCCCGTGGCGCTCGACGCCAAGGTGCTGCCGGTGCTGCGGGCGATGATGCGCTCAGGCGTCCGTTCGGGCACGGCCGGCGCGGCGGCCGCGGGTGGTGAGCCGGTCCACGGGATCGCCGCTCCCGTGACGGGCAAGAGCAAGAACCAGGCGTGGTTCGTCGGCTGGCAGGGGGATGTGGCGGTGGCCGTCCTGGCCGAGAACGCCGACCCCGCGGCCTACGCGGGCCGCTTCTTCGCGGCCGTGCGTGACCCTGCGTGAAAACTTCCTCACGCTGAGCAACCATTGGCGGCCGGATCTGCGTCTTCCTAAGTGACCGGGCCCGCTCGGGGGGTTGCGGACCTGGTCGCCGTGATGAGTTCAGGACTTCATCTCGGGGGAAGTCCTGCCGTCCGGACCGGCGTGACCCTGCCGGTCGCCCCCGGAGACGTGCGCCGTCTTGCCGCGTCTCCGGGGGTTCGCCGTGTTCCGCCAGGTGACGGGTTCTCCGAAGAGGGCAGGGAATTCGGTTGGCGTTCCCCGTGTTGTCACATGTATCGTCATCTTGCTCGGCCGTTCGCGGCCGTGTTGACAACTGCACAGGGGGTGATCGGTTTCGACTTCGACTTTGCAAGTCAGGTGAAGCGGGCCGAGGACTGCGGACATAACCTCGT
This window of the Nonomuraea africana genome carries:
- the prfB gene encoding peptide chain release factor 2 translates to MADIDPAEEISALAGTLRSIQDVLDLDSMRKQIEELEQQVAAPDLWDDPDQAQKVTSKLSHLQGELNRVEALGRRLDDLTVLFELAAEEDDADTRVEADKELAALRSDIGAMEVRTLLSGEYDAREALVTINSQAGGVDAADWAEMLLRMYLRWAERKGYSTEVYDTSYAEEAGIKSATFAVKAPYAYGTLRGEHGTHRLVRISPFDNQGRRQTSFAGVDIVPVVEQTDHIDINEDDLRVDVYRSSGPGGQGVNTTDSAVRITHIPTGIVVSCQNERSQLQNRASAMNVLQAKLLERKRQEEAEKMSELRGASTTSWGTQIRNYVLHPYQIVKDLRTAHEAGNPTAVLDGDLDGFIESEIRWMRRQESAE
- the ftsE gene encoding cell division ATP-binding protein FtsE, which produces MIHFDNVTKVYANQNRPALDHVSVDVDKGEFVFLVGPSGSGKSTFLRLILKEERPNSGAIHVAGKDLGKLSNFKVPHLRRRIGCVFQDFRLLPNKNVYENVAFALEVIGKPRRFIRKVVPEVIELVGLEGKAHRMPDELSGGEQQRVAMARAFVNRPMILLADEPTGNIDPATSIGIMKVLDRINRTGTTVVMATHDAAIVDSMRKRVVELEDGKIVRDQSRGVYGQAY
- the ftsX gene encoding permease-like cell division protein FtsX produces the protein MRANFILSEVWIGLRRNLTMTIAVIVTVAVAMALLGVGLMINAQVGLMKDFWSDKVEVSVYLCKKDSPFEKCKASPKGVSDAERAQLQQQLEGLPQVEKVFHENQAMAFDNFKKAQSANSILAQVVDVKDMPESFRVKLKNPDEYQDVITAANGMKGVSTVIDQRAQLENFFGMLEKLRYAALAVALILVLAAILLIGNTVRLSAFNRRRETGIMRLVGASNLYIQLPFVMEGMIAGLIGGVVSAVMLIVAKVFLFEGTTSAFAANSQLGWNDVAWVITLTMVIGVVICVLASFVTLRRYLRV
- the smpB gene encoding SsrA-binding protein SmpB, with translation MPRETGRKLIAQNKRARHDYNVDETFEAGLVLQGTEVKSLRAGKASLVDGYASIDDGEAWLLNVFIPEYSQGTWTNHAARRKRKLLLNRKEIDKLAAKVKEGGLTIVPLSLYFKDGRAKIEIGLARGKKDWDKRQTLKEQQDKREMARAIRHRAR
- a CDS encoding penicillin-binding transpeptidase domain-containing protein; translation: MRARARRVLAVAATMAVAGTTLTGCFEEPSAHEAVRDFLVGWQSGDYDLAAGRTDGDPAVVRKALHDARVHLDAASFRFHIRSLTENGGESIADFDAEVDLGENNSLWEYTSRLPLHLVDGVWKVRWSPSVIHPQLKEGQRFAVDPKPEVRRPVLDRTGEPLQADTTLYVAGVTPATLGDNAEKVGEQLAALTGFAQDRLLSRIRSAPPRTFVPLVTFGWRKYASLKSKLDDIPGVTIDEQKQPVAPAPPEQIVGRVSALTAESEQELGGPQRAGDSVGLSGLQKAYQDHLTGSTQTSVITLDLKTGEQVAELKKWPGRPNAPVETTIDSSIQAASETALAGTRSAVMVAVKASTGEVLAVSASDNVKEDKALAGKYPAGNAFSIIAAEALLRKGVKPSQRLACPAERTVGGARFEQTGLTAGGTQSFQSSFARSCVTALAALARRVSGDDLDKSAADLGIGKPWKLPLNSFSGKVGDLDSDADKAKAIAGQNVEVSPLAMALVAGAVASGTWHPPLLVTKPPTPDPAAEVLPTTPPAPVALDAKVLPVLRAMMRSGVRSGTAGAAAAGGEPVHGIAAPVTGKSKNQAWFVGWQGDVAVAVLAENADPAAYAGRFFAAVRDPA